The sequence below is a genomic window from Nitrospirota bacterium.
GGGAGATTCTGGGCATCGATTCTTTCTGACAGGAATTGGTTATCCCACTATACCCGAGAGGGTATCTTTAGAAACCGGTCCATACACAGTAAGGGAAAATAAATCCTTTTGCACTATTTCTTCTGCCAGATCCCTGATCTGCGCCAATGTAATCAAGTCAATCATATTCATGATCTCTTTCGGAGAACAGTGCTTTTCATAATAGATCTCCTGGCGCGCGATATTATTCATCCTGCTGCTGGAAGACTCAAGACCGAGTATTATATTTCCCTTCAGCTGGTTTTTTGCACGCTGCAGTTCCGCCTCAGTGACAGTCTCCCGCAGTGTATAGATTTCTTTCAGGACGAGTTCAATTACCTCCGTAACCTTTTTTCTGCTGACACCTGCGTAAACTCCCCATAATCCTGTATCAACATAGGATGCGACAAAGGAGTATATCGCGTAAGCCAGTCCTCTCTTTTCTCTTATCTCCTGGAACAGCCGGGAACTCACTCCTGCACCCAAAATAGTGTTCAGCGTGAAGAGGCAATATCGTTCCTTACTCGCATGGGGCACCCCTTTCATTCCCAGGCACAGGTGGGCTTCTGAGAGGTCCTTGTGGATTACTTCCACCTTGCTCCGGAAAACAGGAGGCTCTCCGGCTTCAGGCTGTGAACCGCGTTTGAGACTGCCAAGATTCTTTTTCAGCAGAGTGAGAAGATGTTCAGCCTCGAAATTGCCAGCACATGATATGACTGTGTCCTTCGTCCCGTAATATTTTCTGATGTGAGATATCAGGTCATTACGTGTAAAGCCTTTTATTGTCTCTCTTCTGCCAAGAACAGACTGTCCAAGACTGTTCTGTCCCCATATGTTCTGATTGGCAAGATCATGGATATAGTCATCCGGAGTGTCCTCGACCATTTTTATCTCTTCTTTGATAATCTTTTTTTCCTTTTCTATGTCTTCATCAGGGAAAGTCGAATTGAGGAAGATATCTGTCAGGAGATCGAGACCCTGGTCAAGGTATTCGTCGAGAACCTTCACATAAAAAGTCGTTGTCTCCCTGGATGTGAAGGCATTGAGTTCCCCGCCGAGTGAATCTATCTCAAAAGCGATGTCCTTTGCTGAACGCTTCTTTGTTCCCTTAAAAAACATATGTTCAAGGAAGTGAGATATGCCGTTCATTGCATGGGTTTCGTGCCTTGAACCGACCTTAACCCATATCCCCAGCACAACAGACCTCATATTCTTGAGAGGCTCCATAACTACCGGAAGGTTGTTGGAAAGAATTTCTTTTTTAAACATATCTATTTCCCTAATCTCGTTTTTTTACTCTGTGAACATACCCAGATCCATTGAATGCCGGAATCCTTTCCAACCTGAAAAAAGAAAGAGGGGATATACCGCATCTATCCCCCTCTCATTCTGCATCGTATGGTCCGGCTGCTATTTTCTGGACGTTTCCTGTTCTCTCAGTGCTTCTTTTCTTGACAGGCGTATTCTGCCCATCTTGTCTATCTCGATAACCTTCACGAGCACTTCGTCTCCTTCGTGAATCTCATCGGTAACCTTTGCTATCCTCTTATCAGATATCTGAGATATATGAAGGAGCCCTTCTGTCCCCGGCATGATTTCTACAAATGCACCGAAATCCATAATTCTTTTCGCCTTGCCGAGATAGATTTTGCCCAGTTCGGCCTCTGCGGTAATGCTGTTAATTATGTCGATCGCTTTTTGCGCAGATTCTCCGTCAGGTGAGGCAATATTGATAATGCCGCTGTCTTCTATATCTATCTTGACACCAGTCTGCTCCACTATTCCGCGGATAACTTTTCCTCCGGTACCGATGACATCCCTTATCTTTTCCT
It includes:
- a CDS encoding pitrilysin family protein; the encoded protein is MFKKEILSNNLPVVMEPLKNMRSVVLGIWVKVGSRHETHAMNGISHFLEHMFFKGTKKRSAKDIAFEIDSLGGELNAFTSRETTTFYVKVLDEYLDQGLDLLTDIFLNSTFPDEDIEKEKKIIKEEIKMVEDTPDDYIHDLANQNIWGQNSLGQSVLGRRETIKGFTRNDLISHIRKYYGTKDTVISCAGNFEAEHLLTLLKKNLGSLKRGSQPEAGEPPVFRSKVEVIHKDLSEAHLCLGMKGVPHASKERYCLFTLNTILGAGVSSRLFQEIREKRGLAYAIYSFVASYVDTGLWGVYAGVSRKKVTEVIELVLKEIYTLRETVTEAELQRAKNQLKGNIILGLESSSSRMNNIARQEIYYEKHCSPKEIMNMIDLITLAQIRDLAEEIVQKDLFSLTVYGPVSKDTLSGIVG